CAACACGGCACCCGGTCACGAGCTTTCGCCACGCATGGCGAAggcgtagcaattttttttcgccacatcggacatttattcgcaatttgcgactgtggcgaaTGTTAGCGCGAACCCTGGAATGCCTTCACTCTTCTGCATTGAAGACATGCTACAGTCATACTGTGGCAAAAGAAGTCACTATCCTCTATATTTGTTGGCATTTTCATCGTTTGAAGATTTCTCTCTCAATGCTTAGTtctcagttttgaaaaagaaattaccTAGAGTGGATGAACTTTGACTGAAAACAATCTTATAGATTTCTTTAGTAATTCATCTAGAGGACTTTTAATATTTGTCAGTATAATTGTGTCTTTGGTAAAAATCTTTCAATTCCACACTGTGTGATATTAGCATATTTTATTATCTTATTTCAGGGCATATGAATTACTTGGTGTGAAACATGAACCATTAACCCTGATCCAGCCACAGTTTGAAACGCCATTACCACCTCTCCAACCTGCTGTAAGTACTCCGTCATTCAGTGTCATGTTTTCATTCCATTGTTCTACTCTCAGTGCTTCATTTCCTCTATTCTGACTGTCAAATTCCCACCAAGATGACATAGTTACTCTATATTTATTTATGACAGGTATTTCCTCCATCGTTCAGGGAACTTCCCCCTCCAGCTCTTGATCTCTTTGACTTTGATGAACAGTTCTCATCGGAGAAGGTTCGACTTGCCCAGATCACCAACAAATGTAAGTATTATCTGCATTTTCTCTGTTGAACAGTACTTATAGGTTTCCTCAGTAAAGCCCAGAATGTGCATTAGCTGTacatattttgttcaatatcTGGTTGATTTTGATGTCTATATTACTGTTAGTGTTACTGCAGACTATAAACCAACCATTTAGCTACCTTTATCAAGACTTTAACATTTATCCTACCAGGTTCATATGCCACCATCAGGTcatgtttgtgaaaaataatgAAGCATGAAAGATTCCATATGTTGCATTGtaacaaaaacttgaatattGCAAGGCCCCTGAATACCTAGATActgtaaatttgatatttactgacttaatctgttaatttatttatttatttatttatttatttatttatttatttattcagctttgacataAAGTCAGGATGAGTCGCACAGGTGACTAACACCTATACAAAAACAACATACCATACCAAGTAATTCAAAATACACATGTATTTGGCTCTCTTCCACTTTCTACTGACTCGGCTGATTAGGTAGTGATACTGTGTGGCAGGATTAGGGTTGGAGTGCATCTTTCAAGGTCCAACTCAGAGAAGTTTATCATGGAAACCACTAGATTTTCCTGTCACCAAACATTGTGACATTTTCATTGCTAGTTGTAGGTTTGCAGTGTCCCCTCTAACTTACAATATTTTGAACTGTTTTGAGTCGTTTTAGGATTTTCTAAGAGGTTCTTTTCATTAAActtgtaccagtacatgtaacAGTCAGTGGTGCCTGAATTAGTTCAGAGCGCACCATTGTTGTAGACAATCTACCGTAGAACTGTGTAATTCACCTCAGCAACAATCGTTGGACATGAATCAGCCTGATATGCACAAAAACCATGAAGTGTTTGCTTGGTAGGTTTTTGCTGAGAAACAAGTTTTTTCTTGGTTTTATCTCATCTACACATAGTTGTCACATTGAAAAAGTCGCAAAAAGCTCCAgtacaatttcaattttgttgtttttggtttGCAGGTACCGACGATGACTTGGAATACTATGTCCGTGAATGCGGTGAAATCCTTGGCGTGACCACCAAACTACCTGCAGACAGTCGGGATGCTAAACACATCCTTGAATACATCTTTGCACAGGTCGTAGAGTTCAAGAAACTCAACCAGgtcagttgacatcacagaaattttcacTATGGGCAAAACGCTGTCAATGGCTATCCACACAGACAGATACAAAGAAATTTTATCCAGTATTTATGATTTTCTCTCAGTCCATATTCAAAATGAATTAGTGTCAACATGGAATCATAACAATCAGTATGATGACCACTGTAACATCTACATTTGatatctaaaaaaaattataagttTTACCACTGAAGTCTGCCTTTCTTGCATATCTTGTAGGATCAAGACTTAGATGTGAATGAAGGCCCAGAATATTGACAGATGAAGGAATCTATGAAGCTGTTACACCGGCATAGTGTAAATATGAAGCTGTGTACATATGAATTACAGACTTTATAAAAGACCATTTTGTACCTTGTCCTACATTACTTAGAAAATTTCCACAATTTTGTGAAACATTCCCTGAGCTGTACTTCTTAACTGGGCTGTGTGTAAAATTCCCACATTGCATCTTAGTAAATCTCTCCATTGTTGAAACCTGTTCTGTAGGATTCAGTGAAGAGCTAGGGAAATGCAGATATTATTTATGATGTTTAACCAGATCAGGAGATACAGTCTGGTGTGTAAATATTGATGAGTGGCAAAATTTACACCAAGGTATGGTGTATTGCATAGAGCAGTACCATTGTAAATTGCTGTGTAAGCTTATCTAGATTTTTGTCCTGTATTTTACATTAGAGATTTCTCCCAGAAGTCAAATGGGGCTATCAAAAGTGGCAGTTTTACTCAAACATGTCTCACAGTTTGTTTTTCACAGTTGATGCAATACATTTATGATGATTAAATACAGTTTTATGTACCTGCCCCCTTATGTACCTTCCTTAGATTGAGTCACAAAATTATAATCTGTCGGACAGAGAATTATTTATGCTTCATCCCTtccactaaaattttgttgcccTTTCAATGACCAAAACTTTAATCTACCAAGCTGTGCATGACTGTGCAACAGTGACCATCAGACTGTCACATCACCAACATTCACAACTTACCAGAGTTTTaaacagttttgtttttgtccTTTTTACACCACTCTTGTCAATAAAACAAACTACCTTTTATTAACCAACAGACATTtctatgtaaaattttataaatatttcacagtctcagtttttgaaaagagacaggttGACGTATCAGTGTATGTGAGCCATAGCATGGCTGCAATTCTGCAATCATCATTGGAGACATTTGAAATGAAACAGAGACACTTTGCCATCTTATCTTTCATGTTGCAGATAGTTTTAAGTCTCATATCATGTACAATTAGTGATGTGCCTGTTTTCCattgtatttgtaaataaacttCGCTTGAGAACACCAACCTTTTCAATGTTGTTGTTATGTTAAAAGTTGAACTTGCCCATGGTCATATATGCAGATTGTCGAAATCTTACAATGGTCTGTTATCCTACAGCTTGCATGGACATGTTCAAAAACCTGCACAGAtagttttcaccatttttgtttttgtttttttttttgcctgtgGACTTAATACAGAAAACTACAGTATCAGTGTACGCTTTCAAAGACAGTGGAGTCCAATTTAACTGAAAGTTGACACAAGCTAAAGCTTCTCTCAGTCATTTAATTCCAATTTCCTTCCCTACAGCCCCAGACTGACTGCTAGCGCCTCTCCCAACAGTAAACTGCAAATTATAATGaggtcaaatttttcaatttcaaaaaagaGGAAATAATTGCTACTTAGCTTACCATTGTCATTTCCTGGTAATGCATGGTCAGTGAAACTCATTTCAATTCTATAAAAAATGATCAGCCTTTTGACATTTACTTCCTCAAGATCATGTTACTTTTCTACAGGAAAATCTATCaatgacattttctgtcatgacCAAAGTTACTTCCACTTTCAAAATTGTGTGGTCTGCTTTATAACATCAGAATTTCAACTCTAGAGAATGTTAAACAATTCTAATTTTGCTTTCAACACCctaatgacaaaaactgttgaGTTTGCCCATCTACTTAACATCAGAATGGGCCAAAGTCCATGGGCTTATATGAATAATAGAGAGCTAACTGAAGGAATAAACTGTGGCACACAGTGATGGTTGGGTGATAGCAAAACCCACAGCTATGTATGCTCAAGCAAAACCAAAGCTTGCCTTTTACATAGGCAAAGTTACAGACAAATGGTAAAGGACTTGTGGGCTAGTCCCGGGGAAACATTGTGTCTACTGATACTTTTTGTGATATTGTTGTTAGTTAGACTAAAATGCCACCATGGTTCCCCAGATTTCCTTCCAACATGGTACCAGGCAAACGAAAAATTTTCAGACTGTGGGCTAGTAGCTAGTACTGGTGCTAGACTTTAATGGTAAACTTACCTGCTCTATGGATGCTTACACAATACTTGCACTATCTCCATTTCACTGTAGAAACTTTTCTTGCTTTTCAGTCGGCAAagcctgaaaaaaatattttggaggGGATGGGAGAACGCGGTCCTACAAGTGACGAACAGATGATACAGACTGATATACAGTTGAAATGTGATTTGAGCTTTGACAGATTCATGACCTGTATTTGCATATATCATTCATTCCTAATGGGACAAGGCAATGTCATTGAAGCATATTGTTACAAAATAACCATTGTTAGGTAAATGAGAATTTGCATACCCACTGACCACTGATATAGTCCCTATAGTTTTGCTAGATATTAAATGATTTACTAAGAAAGTATTTTTCGATTACCTTTCTAAGATCTATAGGCGTTGGTAGTTCAGGTTAAAGTGCCATTCAAGTGTGACAAcccattgcaaaaaaaaattaaactggTTGTTAAACCCAAATTAttatacaaaatgtgaaattattACTCTGTGTGCTACTCTATTTGCACCACACAGGACACATAGATCTTGTGTTATTAATGAACATGTTCCATTGGAGAATTAGCATCACTGTTGCAAAAGATTTGCCATATTGGAGAAATTAGTTTACCGCAGAAAACTTGTCTAATGTTGGACAGGAGTTGGATAGGCCATACATAATGTGACCATGTAATACAGCAGTACTCGTCTGGCAACATTTATAGAATTTCTCTGCAGTTAATGTCCGGGTATCAGTTGAATCACAGTGTTTGGAAGGTCTTATCATCAAAATCAGCATACAGCATGTAATAACATGTTGCATAACTTAAACATCTGcttgaaaatttgtttgtttacaggAATTGCACATCATACAATGGTGGACTCTGAAGGTTGCCAATTGTGTCCTTGAGAAAGGACAATCAAATCACTGATTTCATCTCCACTCATAAAGATATAAAGTTTTGAGTTTTTCAACTCATAGTGGACAGTCAAAAGCCATGTAATAAATTGATTACCAGATGCACAAGAAATACACATGAAgacattttttggcaaaaaataagttttatttgaaattgacTGAATGGAGTTAAAAATTGATGTTAAGGTGGTAAACACACACTCtgtgaaatactttattttcactcattatttttgttgacttgGCTGTTTTATAACCACCGCCTGACTTTCTGTTTCGATCTTTTATGAGCCATTGTGTCTGATTAGTGAGAATGTATCGATGACGGGTCTAGGAAACATAATGCCAACTCTGAGTAAAAATGAAGTATTGCATACAACGAAAGGCTCAGTTCAAGATACCTTATCAACAAACATACATATCCTGAGGTCATGTTTACGAACTTTGACCCCATGACCTCCTCCAAAAATTTATTCAATTAATCAAGTTCACATGACAAATACTCTTCCCCTTTCATAAAAATAACCTGAagtaaaagacaaaattttacaCATCTGATTGTAACAATTGCAAAAATAGAAATCTCCCTGTttataaaattacataaaatgcaCAAGTCTTTGGGCGACCATTCAACCACGCAAAGCTGATGTATTTAGGCAGTTTCCTACGTAGATGTATTTCAGATGGATCAAAAATGAAGCACTTATAAGCATCTCTGgtgataaaatattttcttctgaAAGAGTACGAAAGCGTGTCAAGTGTCTGGAAGTCGTCAGTCAGCTCAAATTGCATTGGGAATTTTGTGATGCTTGCAAACAAGACAAGCATCTTTGATATATATCCATACCTCAGAACCAAAATAACACAGAGTAGGTGAATTACTTctgttacaaaaaaaaagactAAAGGTAAAAAGATCGCATTCGTTaggtaacccccccccccctccactcCCCCCAAAAATCATGTTAATCGCAATGAATCTggatttgtcaattttaacaGACACCTATTTGTTCCTGGCTATACTGTGTTTCAAATTATGAACTTAAGTAGATGCACATACAAACCATACTGTTGCACTGAGTTTCCATGAAGTtgacaatatttgttttgtttactttgtaaACGGGAGAAATTTAAACTGGAAGTTCTAATCTCCGTGTGAGCTAAATGTACCAGTACTACAAAATTTGCATTTAGGAAAAAAGCTTTGAATATTTCAGTCAAAATAGGCACCACAAAACATCAGCCACCATCAGTTTCTGTGGAGGACCTGCCACTAGATGGCGCTCTTGCTCAAAAATTTCAGTTGCGTCTGGTGTTCTGCTAAAATGGCAGCAAATGTTACAGTTGAAGAAAGTTCTGGACAAAACCAACTTAAAGACTTAACATAAATAGTCTGTGTAAAATACAGTGGGAGTTACTCTTTTCATATTAGAGTGGACTGAATTACAGAGAAAAATTTAGaagcaaacaaaatatttcagattcACATGTTTTTCAAACCATACCGCCCCTcatgttgaaattgaaaagaaaagaacTGTTTCTGAATTTAACTTGTTGGTTGAGTATCtgagaaattaaaatttgatacTGGTTTCTTTACCCATTTGTTTCAAATCCAAGACAAAAGTTGAAGCCTTGTTTCATTTCCTTAGGCTGCATCACTGGTGACGTCACTTGTTCAAATCTTTGAATCTAGCCAGATATGAAGAGTGAAAATTATCCCTGTTTAACCTGCTCATCCCTAATTCccagtgaacaggtccacaatcaccattgataacaacggGTTGGGGCCTAACTATGGTTGTGAAAGGTTTAAAATGGAAGAGCACATCCCAGAGAATCCTCCTTGATTGGCACTTTATATTATACTACAATGCTGATGCCAATTCAAAGTAAAACCACTCTTCTGAAAACACATCTATACACCACTGATTTCAGAGTAGAGCGACAGACCAGGTATGAACCAAAATGGAGGAAAGACATTGACACACAGTTGCCATGAAACAAGCTGCTTATTCTTCAACTGGAGTTACCTTTCATGACAAGTAATTATATTTTAGTCTCAAAACACGTATCCTCTGTTGTATAAAATTGGTCTAAAAATGATCATCTTTGTTAAAGGTTGGAGCCGTGTGCTAATCTATCTATTCCCTGGCAGGTCTGTCATTGTTATAAGTGTCTACGTCTGCTGTACTTCAGGACAAATGCTGAGTGCTATGATTCATCGGCTGCTAAAATCACAGTATGTTGTCCACCCACAGACACCATCACGCCTTTCCTTGATTCCAACTGTTTGCCTTTCACCAGTACCGGACTGTACTCATCGTCTTCCTCCCCAGTTCCCAGCTGTAAACTGCTTCCCATGCCCCACGTGTAGATTTCACCTTCCATGGAAAAGTAATAGGAGTAATCGTGTGAGTAAAGCATTGCATAGACTTCGTGACTAGTATACTGAAATCAGATGTTTGACATCTTGGTGCATTTGGAGAACACTGAGTCTGATCTCCCTTTTGAAAAGAATTGGGTTATCTTAGGGGGCCTTCAGTAGTGTTTTGAAGCAACTGAACCCCCTAAGATTGTATTGATTTGTGAAATTGTTCAGTTTTGGCCTATTATTGTTCAGCCTTGCAGATGAATTTCACATCACATGGAACGAGAAGCGTATTTTCCAAATTTGACCTAATATACTATATCACTGATAcccattggcaaaaaatgtcAAACTACATAATCAAAACTTATATACAACAGAATGCACAATTTATTCTTAAGTGACAGTGGTTTTTTTGATATTACAAAATTCCATAATTAGATGACTCTGATTTTGTCAGTTTGCTAACCACATGATATTCCATGCAGAGTTTCACTTGTAACAAAGTAAGTGTTACCAGCAACTATAAGACAATCAAAAGTGGATGATCTGAGTTGAGATTACCTTTCTCCGTGACAACGGCACTGACTGAGCTGCCACAACCAACATTGGTGACTTTGTCGGTCAAACTGGATACTTTCTGTGGAATGTGAGACTCTTCAGGGTTTTCACCAAGACCAAGTCTGCCATAATCTGTCCTCCCGATCGAATATACATTACCTGTCAAGACACAGaaagaattgtgaaatatttcatacattttttttaaaagtcaTCGATTGCTTGTGGTAGCAGAGCAGAAAACGCCCCATTTCTATGATACATGCAGTGAATGCACCTCCATTTTATTTACTGTTCAATTCTCgacaaataataaaaaaggtgccttttggtgaaagaaaacttagcatacacacacacacacacacacacacacacacacacacacacacacagacacaaacacaaacaaatatgGATGACACacttaaaggcctgtgtcagATGTGAGGTGTTGGATTGTCTTGCTATGAAATTTTCttaccagattacaatttcaatggaaaacaaaaggctatgatacttccataatcctcttacagattAGAACAAGcttgatcccagggatcaagtCCCCGGCCTATAAGTTTGGAAGATTCAGAATCTCAAACTGCAACAGTTAATTGGATAATAGACTTTTCCATAAAAGTTTTACTGCTTTTATACCTACACACCAACCCATatgcctccccccccccacacacacacaccagaGCCTtcagatgtacatgttttattgatgacaatggCAATGGGCCAAAATTCAACGTGTGTCAAGGTTACAGAGATCACATATGTTTAGAGTTGAGAAGAGGCAATAACACAGATGCAGGATGAAGCATTGATATTGGAATAAATGTGCATCATACTGCCCACTATAGTTTGCTGGATATCCCACAAACTGAACATTCTCTCTGAACAATGCATTATGTGATAAAACAAGAATTCAAGAGGACACTACCTTGATCATCTTGTAAGACTGTATGATGTTGTCCCCCTGAAATCGATGTGACTGTCATATCTTTGCATGATTGCAACGGCTGAGGCACAAACCATGTCTTCGTCTTCTGAAGTCCTTTAAAAGATAATAGTTAAGGTTCTTCAATGCTACTGATTACTGcacacaaaaattcaaaaagtacaattgaacaattaaaaacattgtttcttgaatgaaaatttcaaacagcGCATTTTATTGAATACATAGACATGTATTTTTCATATGAATGTCAGGTGCACAAGGAGGGCATGTCAGTTGGTTTGATGGTAGAGAACTGCAAATTTTTCTCAATCAGAGGATCTACGATGCTGCTAATCTTACAGACAAATGGATAAACAGTTACTGCATTTAAAAAACTAATCCTGTTCCTCAAAAGGTTATGGTTCACACTTTTGTTGAAAGTAAGTCCAATGCTTGACGATCTAACAGATCAGCAATGGGTACTGTGACTATCACTTGATCTGATATGCCATCCATTTGATGCTAATCATCATTGTGACTATGAATGCTTAGtttagaaatatcaaaatgttacatgtaaatggtCTTCACCATTGTTCAGTGTTTTGAGCTTGACTTTGTCATGTATATTGCTGTTCATTTGGCTGTCACTTACCTAAATGATGGTAGTTATTGAGGCCCCAGGCAAACAAACCAACGCCTGAAACCCTGGCAAACGTACAGTATGCAGTGCACCATacatgatcaaatatggccTTGCCCTTGCCTTTGACCCTCCGACAGTGAACTACACTTGGTTCGAGCAACTCCTCTGCAAAATAGATAAGTAATAACTTCAAAATTTCTGACCTGAGATGAAAATGCTTGTAAATTACATTGTGTATTGCATTGAATACTTTTGGCATTTAACAAAGTTAATAGAATCACTTGTGAAGATGTCtgttaaataaaaataatttcaaaactgATTCTGTTCATATTTGATACTATTCCAAAGGGAATGACTGAGAAACACATGAGTTTGGCCAGAATAATCTCATCACCATGGGGATAGATCAACAGCTATCGCTACTTACTTAGCGTTCTTCTACCACCTCTTATTGAGAAACACTCTGCAACACGTCCTAACTGCCCCTGTTCTGCCGTACCCATTGAAAATATGTCACCTTCTGACGTGAGCATACACAGGTGGTCAGCTCCTGATGCGATTTGTACAACTGTCTGGTTTGGTAATACTTCAATTGGCGTTGAGTGATTACCGGCCATAGTAAGGCCGATGACCCCTGACCCGTCCTGAAGAAACAAATATGTGTAATATACAATAGTGCTGATCACAATGATAGATTTGTTACTGATTATATCATACCAATATactgatggtgcaaatacagtgatctgaatGGTCACGACGTGAAAATACCCCTGGTAGATTTGTGATATAGCAAAGTGCTGTCACATCTTAGCTCTTGGCTAgagaaaattaacattttgatgTTACATGCCAAAATTTccatatactgttatgatataatagcagtaGGTCACCTCAGCAATAGGTATACCACTTGAGTTTGAACAGTTCACTCCAATATGCACTTGTTATTCCTCTTGCATATCTGTATTGAACCGGTCAAAATTTTGTGGTATACAATCGTTGGGTGTGGTGTATTGCTTGAATTATCATTGTGTATTGACATTGGCTACTGCAAAcaaaaattcagacaaattttgttttatagcGAGATACAAAA
The DNA window shown above is from Ptychodera flava strain L36383 chromosome 5, AS_Pfla_20210202, whole genome shotgun sequence and carries:
- the LOC139133865 gene encoding regulator of chromosome condensation-like, with the translated sequence MRKTYKYGDRHTLCHKSSRVQGAGDNVVVPLILSDTLDHIKMPPREKKSKRSSVEANKDEQPNKKIKVTVSHPSHCTTPGVVLALGQGDVGQLGLGEDIMERKRPALVPLPEEAAGKVVQVVAGGMHTVCLTKAGKIYTFGCNDEGALGRDTSEDGSEYSPGVVPLSSRVVQVSGGDSHTAALTEEGKVFAWGTFRDGSGVIGLTMAGNHSTPIEVLPNQTVVQIASGADHLCMLTSEGDIFSMGTAEQGQLGRVAECFSIRGGRRTLKELLEPSVVHCRRVKGKGKAIFDHVWCTAYCTFARVSGVGLFAWGLNNYHHLGLQKTKTWFVPQPLQSCKDMTVTSISGGQHHTVLQDDQGNVYSIGRTDYGRLGLGENPEESHIPQKVSSLTDKVTNVGCGSSVSAVVTEKGEIYTWGMGSSLQLGTGEEDDEYSPVLVKGKQLESRKGVMVSVGGQHTVILAADES